GGCAGGATTCCTCCCTCACATCAAGAATTATGTAACCAAGTAGAGCCATTATCTCAGGACAGCCGATACCTTGTTGCCCCTTATGGAACTTATTGGGCTTGCAGTACTGGGTTGACTCCCTGTGTCTCTACCACTGTTCTCAACACCACCattgacttttgtatattgatagaACTTTGGCCCAAAGTCACATACCACCAACCTGAATATGTTTACAGCGTACTAGAGAAATCAACCCGATATAAGAGGGAGCCAATATCCTTTACCGTGGCCCTATTATTAGGAGGAATAACAGTGGGGGGCATAGCAGCCGGCATAGGGACCGGAACCGTTGCCCTACAGGGAATTAATCATTTTAAGCTTCTACAACAAGCCATGCACACGGATATCCAGGTCCTAGAAGAGTCAGTCAGTGCACTCGAGAAATCCTTAACATCACTCTCTGAGGTGGTCCTGCAGAACAGACGAggattagatttattatttttacaggaAGGGGGGCTATGTGCTGCCCTCAAGGAAGAATGCTGCTTTTATGCAGATCATACAGGAATAGTTAGGGACAGCATGGCCAAACTTAGGGAAAGGCTAAAACAGAGGCAACAGCTATTTGAGTCTCAACAAGGATGGTTCGAAGGATGGTTCGCTAAGTCCCCCTGGTTGACTACCCTTATATCCACGCTCATGGGACCTCTGGTTATTCTATTTTTGATCCTCATATTTGGTCCCTGCATTCTGAACAAACTGACTCAATTCATCAGAGAACGACTATCTGTTGTACAGGCCTTAGTCTTAACTCAACAATATCATCAGCTAAAGCAAATAGATCCAGAGTATCCAGAGACCTCTGAATGAAAGATTCCATTCAGTtacaagagaaatgggggaatgaaagacccctgtcccttagccctttctttctcaagtttgtctcctcttcctcctgttggcggcttccccgatcctcACCCCCGGCGGCCTTCCCCCGCCACCCGCTgcacgcccggcccgagaacaagcaccgggcATGGCCagcacgagggcgagcaccaggtgggtcggcacgagaacaaacaccgagtgagccggcctggagccctgcccctgagcccccgcccgaagagaaacactccgtcccaaggtctccgcccccaaggtcagccatcaggaaggGGGGGgattgagtctgctgtaccagacaccagacaccagaccttgagaatatgctgatctggaatggctctgtgtctcatttgaaccatccaatggaaatgattctgtatttcgcctcatttgaaagactctatgtttcacctcatttgaataactctgtactttgcctcatttgaataaccctgtatagcgcctcatatacattgaccaatgggaatagctctgtacaatgcctcattagaattatccaatagaatccctgctcctagcttgcgcctttttccctatataaggacccctttcccttggctcgggcgcttagccacacagaagctaagtcgccccgggtacccgcgtctccaataaagcctcttgtttttgcatccaagttcgtggcctcgctgattcctgggtgtgggtctccctctacgaaagtacctcttcggggggtctTTCAGTGTCAGTAAAGTTTTCTGAGTTTatatgtcaataaataaataaataaataaataaatagctttagCATTTGTTAACTATTTAATATGCTAAACTTAGTGCTAAATGTTTTATGTATTGGTCCAAActtcagagccagtgccaggataggctccaaagctacacagagaaaccctgtctcaaaaccaaccccccataaaaaaaaacaaagaaacaaacaaacaaacacacacacacacacacacacacacacactcacacacacagacaaaaaacaaaacaaaacaaaaacccaccaccctcaacaacaacaacaaaacaaaggatgAAGTAATTTCAAATGAATAGTGAGAATGGAGGAAGAACAATATGTGGGttttgtaagaacaaaacacctggatgaccctaaccccgccccctaacaagcgggtactcactcacccgccatgcctttcgacctttgccctactgcgcatatgcaatcttccctttaaaaggtcctgccccacacccctcgctctctttctctcggcttccctagggttggctgactgcccatcccctctttcccccctctctgataaataaactccacgtgggttgcttattcgttgttcctttccttattagcagctgcagcttaaacaaaagaacaacaggtttgacaaaaacaaaatggatctaaagattccaggccagtgagatgtttcagtgggtaagggcacttgccaccaagccaggGGAGCTGAATTCAACTCTCAGGTCccagaggaggaaatgagactATCAagccccacaagttgtcctctgacctgcatagGCAAGCCCACATAcaaactgtaaataaataaatgcaactattttttaaaaaattctccacCATAGAAAAGCAACTTCAAGAAGAGCTATCTTGAAGCACAGGAGAAGTTTAATGATTTGGGATTCAGAGTCTAGCAATAGTTTTTCATACCCTTCATTTTGCCCTCAACTTTTCTGTCATTCTCTAATTTTCGATTCTGTAGCAATAGTTACCAATTATTTaagcataattttgtttttcaaaatgaaatgcaaattaatGGAATTGTGAATCATATAGCTCAGCATCCAACCAGTGATAATATATATTAGTGTTTTTAGTTATAAAAAAATACTTAACCATATTTTAAATTCTTGCAGCAAATGCTTGGGAAACCCAAGAATCATGTGTCAAAGATCTCTCACACTGCTAatggagggaaaggcaggcacACAGTACTCATTCTATCCTGGTACATAAGGAAAccccattttctctttcctaagTGCATTTTTGCTGGCCAACGCTCCTGCCAAAGGAGTAGGCATCAGGCTTCATCcatcatagacacacagagagacacttatcCATATGCTCAGAGTGTATGATGCCATGCCTCTACCCAGTCACAGATTAGTCACTTTCCATTAGTGACTGTGAATATAGAGGAAATATTTTCTCAAGTATGAATCTTATTTGAACAATCAAAGATGGATAAGTCaataatcatttttctttatttattatgtatctaaATGGGATGGCATCAGTCTGTTGCCTCTACACATGTTAATGGGAGTATTCCATGCTTCCTCACACGTTCAAAGCCTCAGCTCtaacagagagaacagagaagagaGTCTTGTTTCTATTCTTCTCTTCACTGAGTGCAGACACCATGTCACTTCAGAACACAGGATTGGAGAATCAGAAAGAGATTAAGACATAATGCAGGTTAAGTCTTGCTTCTGTAAGAATTTCCCAAGTCGCATTCTTGTTGTCTCTGGATGAACATGTTAAGGAAAGAAGTTCACTGCTTCATCGTTTGACTCTATTCCACCCATTGAAGCTTGGGAATTAGGGAGCATTCCTCCTCATACCATACACCCATAGCTTAGTTTATGATTAGTTGATAAGCACTAAAGCTGTTTTCAAGATTTTCTGGAAAAATGATCTTGTAGTAAGCATCTTTGTAAGCATATTCATAACCCTCAGCTTGTTTTATTAGGGAAGATTCCTGTGTCAAATTTCTGAATACATttgtacatttaaaacattttgctgtgtgtgtgtgtgtgtgtgtgtgtgtgtgtgtgtgtgtctgtgtctgtgtctgtgtgtctgtgtgtgtgtatgtatgtatatttttatgtgtgaataTTGGTGTAGGGGTGGGTTCCTTGGTGAGTGTGGTCAAGAACAAACTCGGGCATCAATCCTcatcttttaaattgtttgagacaggatcttggtaGTTGTTGCCACTGTGTACACCAACCTAGATGTCCTATGAGCTTCTGAGGgttcttctgtctctatctcttatTTCCCTATAAGGAAATTGGGATTATAGATGCTCACAGTTTGTGTGTCAttattttacatgggttctagagatttgAATTTATGTCCTCATGAATACATGgtagttgctgagccatcttctaaGCTCCATTAATTTCTATAAtgaaaaatttccaaaataataaTCCAAAAGATTGTGACAATTTATATCATTTAATGTTGtccttatttttcataaaattctaTGAAACTTTTAAGCTTTCTCTAATTCACTGATTGCAAATGATATTGTAGTCTTAATTTTAATGTCATGACCTCTTTTGAGCTTAAATAACCTTTCATGTATTCATTATTtgcttgattattttattttgttcttgttaaATTGTTCACCCATTTGTCTTTGAAAAGTTTATATTATAAATTTCAAAGATATCTGAGCTAATTAAAGATTGGATTTTCTAGTATTATTAGTAAAACTTGGTTTTTGTCTTAGACTTTGGGATTATATAACAAAATATCATAAACTGGTTGGTTTTCCAACAACATATGTCTCCCCTTCGTTTTAGACATAGGAAAGCCTAAGACCAAGATGTCCAAAGATTCAACAtctgctgactgtctcctttcttttcattgttgCCTTCTTTTGTTCTCCTTTCATAGAAGGGTCATGGGGTCACTTTGGTTTTCTTGAATAAGGGTACCAATTCCATTCCTGAGGACCCTGTCACCATAACCTaatactgtctcaaaagataacaTTAATGCTATTACCATGGAAATTAGGATTTCAGTATGAATCTTAGGGGGATATAAACATTCAGACAAAGTGGTCTCTAACTATGCAGCTGGGCAAGTACTGAGCAATTTTATTTCTCAACAATTCTCTCAAATCTGATGTTTTCTCTTAAATTAACAGCTTGCCTTAGAAGTGGTCAGAATAGAGTGGGGCCCTTTCTGTTACTAGTGTGGTTCATACTCCAACAGAGAAAGAAGACCTTATTTAGATGTGCTCGATCTGAATCTTAAATTTTACAGAAGACTCTGACAATTTGTCTGCACATCAAAATTTGAGAAATTCCATGTTAGAACATAAAAGGATGTTTAAATCTTACAGCTGTcccaaatgtttttattaatattaccAAAGATTTTCAGATCACAGTAACTAAGTActcaattatttttcaaataaacagTTAATCTCTTCTCTATCCTGTTTATGAACATTTTGTATCTGAtaagttttattattatcattaaatattatacttcactgaaaatattttaaatcataattgtttttttcctttttttattagaaagaaaattattttacatgtcaatcccaggtccctctctctgccctcctaCCCTGTCCTCCCAACTAACACCtgacctatcccataccctttctgctccccagggagggtgaggccttccataagggaagccctcaaagtctgtcatattctttgggatagggcctaggccaacccccctCCATGTAGGATtgactcctaaagtccattcctatagtagCAATAAGTAcagatccactacaagaggccccataaaattctaaggtctcctcactgatacccatattcaggggttctggatcagtcccatgctggtttcccagctatcagtctggggaccaggagttctccctggttcaggtcagctgtttctgtgggtttcaccagcctggtatggacccctttgctcatcagtcctccttctctgcatctggatttcagttcagttcaaggtttagctgtcaggaaaatgggaatcagtctactaccagatctagcaattccactcttaggcatatacccaaaagaagcatattcctacaacaaggacatctgttcaactatgttcatagcagcattatttgtaatagccagaacctggaaacaacctagatgcccctcaaatgaagaatggatagagaaaatgtggtacatttacacaatggagtactactcagtgggaaaaaaaaagcaacggaatcttgaaattca
This DNA window, taken from Cricetulus griseus strain 17A/GY chromosome 2, alternate assembly CriGri-PICRH-1.0, whole genome shotgun sequence, encodes the following:
- the LOC118238193 gene encoding MLV-related proviral Env polyprotein-like, which produces MTRCLCNPLILRFTDAGKRTTWDSPKVWGLRLHRAGKDPVTLFSLYRQITPLSQQSVGPNTVIADQRAPTQFQVPEPPTVPKAITPTPGAVTFSPTPDALNIEITRDPPGTGDRLLQLIQGVYQALNFSDPNKTQECWLCLVSRPPYYEGVAILGNYSNQTSAPTSCGAAMQHKLTISEVSGKGLCIGRIPPSHQELCNQVEPLSQDSRYLVAPYGTYWACSTGLTPCVSTTVLNTTIDFCILIELWPKVTYHQPEYVYSVLEKSTRYKREPISFTVALLLGGITVGGIAAGIGTGTVALQGINHFKLLQQAMHTDIQVLEESVSALEKSLTSLSEVVLQNRRGLDLLFLQEGGLCAALKEECCFYADHTGIVRDSMAKLRERLKQRQQLFESQQGWFEGWFAKSPWLTTLISTLMGPLVILFLILIFGPCILNKLTQFIRERLSVVQALVLTQQYHQLKQIDPEYPETSE